The genome window ATGGTTCAGACCTTTTACCTGAACAAACTCGATGCCAAGAAGGCCGTGAACCTGATCCGGACCATGCTGCAGGTGAAAAAGATTTATGTGAACGAAGAGATGAATGCCCTGGTTATCCGAGATGTTCCCGAGGTGATCGAGGTAGCGAGAAAGATTATCGAGGCCAACGATGTTCCCGATGCCGAGGTCCTCCTTGAGGTTGAAGTCATTGAAGTATCAAAGAAGAATGCAGAGAGTCTCGGCTTGGTGCTGAGCAAATACGCCCTCTCCACGAATGCCTTGACCCCAGGGGGGCAATTCTTTTCCGATGTGTTGACAAATTCCACATCAACCAGTACCGACTCGACGACAACGAATACCGTTACTGCGTCCAACCTTCTACAGGTCTTTAACTGGCGCAAGTTCCAAGGGTACGTCACGGTACCGAATGCGACGTTCAATTTCGGTAAAACCCTTTCCAACGCGGAAACCCTGGCATCACCCAAGATCAGGGTCAAGAACAGAGAGAAAGCGAAATTCAACGTCGGGACGAGGGTGCCGATTACGACCACCTCTTCGCCCACTGGTGGCGGGGTCAGTGTCAACGTCCAGTACGTGGATGTCGGCGTCAAGGTCAATGCTGAACCGACCATCCAGCTCAACAACGACGTTAATATGAAATTGAGCCTCGAAGTGAGTTCAATCCTCTCAAGGGAAAAGATTGGCGACTCTACCTCATTGACCACCGTGGTCACCATCGGTACCCGTAACCTTGACACGGTTCTCAGTCTGAAAGATGGCGAAACGAGCGTTATCGGAGGCCTGATACAGGATGCCAAGACGAACTCGAAGCAGAAGGTTTCTGTCCTGGGTGATATCCCTCTTATCGGGGCGCTCTTTTCGGGTAAGGACGATTCCAACGACAAGTCTGAACTGATCCTGGCCATCACACCACGGATCGTTCGTTCGCTGACCGTGCCTGAAGGAGATGCTGCGATCTTCTGGTCGGGCCGTGAAGATGAACCCACGGTACATCGGCCATATTCTTCCTTTGAGCAAGAGCCCGAGTTCGCGGCACCTGCCGCTACACCAGCATTTGCTCCTCAACCCGCTGCAGCACCTGCGTCTGCCCCTGCCGCTATACCGCAACCTTCCGTTGCGCCGCTGGCGTCGCCTGCACCTGTCACTGCTGCTTCTCCTTTGCCTACGCCCCTTGCACCGGCTTCTTCTGCGGCAGCGTCGACCGGTGTCACCGCTGCTGCAACACCGGCTGTTACCGCTAGCCCGACCGCCCAACCGGCTGTTGTTGCCCCGATCATCCCGGTTGTCCCGTCACAGTCGACGGACACGCCATCCCAGGCCGCAGTCAAGGCTGCCGATGCACCCCTGCCGCAAACGAAACCGGCGCGGCTGTCTGTCACCATCGGTGCGCCGTCGACGGTAAAGGTAAAAGATCAATTTATCGTTGAAATCAAGGCAGCCGATGTGGTCGGTCTGCAGAATGCCCCGTTCATTCTTGCCTATGACCCGATATTTGTGGAATATGTCGGAGCGGCAGAGGGGAATCTGCTCAGGCAGGACGGTAAGGCGGTGACATTCAGGGTCACCGATGACAAGAACACAGGCCAGGTAACCTTTGCCCTGAACCGTCCGGCAGATTCCGGAGGTGTCAACGGCAGTGGAACTCTTGCAACGGTCACATTCCGGGCCAGGAACCAGGGGCCGGCCAGTTTCGGCCTCATGGCGATCAATTTTACCGGCCAGGGTGGGAAGCAATACGATGTTCTCCCCTACAATTCTGTAGTTGAAGTGAAATAATGTGACCAGAGGCATGATGGGATCAGGGAACATTCTGCGCGGAGTCCGCGGGGTAAGCCTTATCGAGTTGATAGTCACTCTGGCAATCCTCGGGATACTTTCCGCCCTTATCATTCCATCCATCCAGATGACCGGCAAACGGCTCAGAGAAATAGAGCTGCGGCGCAATCTGAGAACGATACGGCTGGCCATCGATGATTATAAAAAAGCATATGACAAGGCTGTAACCGATAAAAAGATATCTGATGTGGTTAACAAGTCAGGATATCCTAAGGATCTGAAGCTGTTGGTGGAAGGAGAAGATTTCGGTGTGCCGGGTGGTATGAAGAAGAAATTTCTGCGCAGGATACCAATAGACCCGTTCAACCCTCCAAAGCCCGGAGAGGAGCCACAATGGGGTATTCGCGCCTATAAGGACGAACCGGACAGTAAATCCTCGTCAACCGAAGCTGAGGATGTCTACGATGTCTATTCATTGAGTGAGGAAACAGCCATTGACGGGACCAAATACAAGGACTGGTAAGCAGGAATGAGAGTAGTCAGGCTGTTGAAACATGCCAGGGGGTTTACCCTGATCGAGCTGATGATCGTTGTGAGCATCATTGGCATCCTTGCGGCAATCGCGGTGCCTAACTACAAATGGGGGATTATCCGCGCCAAGGAAGCTGTCCTGCGTGAAAATCTCTACAACATGCGGACAACCATCGATCAGTATTATGCCGATCAGGGGCGTTATCCCGACTCGTTACAGGAGATGGTGGACAAAAAATACCTGCGCGGTCTTCCCAAAGATCCCTTTACCGACAAAACCGATACATGGATTGTCCTTCCTCCCCCTCAGCCTACTGATGGCAGCAAGGTGGAGGGATCGGTCTACGATGTCCACAGTGGTTCCGATCTGATCGGTTCCAATGCCACGCCCTATAATGAGTGGTAAAGGGCCTCTCTGTCCTGATGAACTTCCCCGTAACCAATTCTGCTTTATCTGATGGTCGAAATCAGAATGCAGTCGACTGCTGAGAGGCAATGAGATGATTCAGTTGCATAACGTATCCGTTTCCTATCAGGGGGATGTTGCTGCGCTCGGAGGGATCAGTCTCCATGTTCGCAAAGGAGAATTCCTCTTCATAACCGGAGCTTCGGGAGCGGGAAAGTCGACCCTGTTGAGACTCATTTTTGCAGCGGTGCAACCGACGAGCGGGCAGATACTGATAGACGGCCAGAACCTCACCCGCATGGGTCGAACGCAAATCGCCATGCTCCGTCGCTCCATTGGGGTGGTATTCCAGGATTTCAAGTTGTTGCCAAATCGTACGGTGTTCGAAAACGTCGCCATCACTCTCGAAGTCCTCGGATGGGGGCAAAAGGACATTGGTCGTAAGGTTTTCCATGTTTTGAAAAGGATGGGGCTTGAGCATAAGCTGCAGTCGAACCCCTTGAGGCTCTCCGGAGGGGAGCAGCAGCGAGTGGCCCTGGCACGGGCACTGGTCAACGATCCCAAGATTCTTCTTGCCGATGAGCCGACAGGGAATCTTGACGACACGAACAGGGAACAGATACTGGATATTTTCAGGGAAGCAAATATCAAGGGAACAACGCTGCTGGTCGCTACCCATGATCGACGTCTTCTGGACAATTGCCATAAAGACTTCGTAGTCCTGGAAAAGGGCAGAATCGTGGAGGACTCTCGTGAGCAGCACTAAACATGCAGCCAGGCCTCGGCTGACCAACGAGGGGTTCTTTGGCAGATTCCGTTATTTCTGGGGGCGGGCTTTTCTCAATATCCGTCAAAATCCCTTCATCAGTCTGGTCACCGTAGTAACCATCTCTCTGTCACTGCTTATCCTCTCCCTGTTTCTGCTGGTGCTCGTGAATCTCGAAGGGGCTGCACAGGAGTGGAGCCGGCAGGTCCAGGTTACCGTCTATCTCGATAAAGAGCCGACTGCAGACGAGCTTTCTGTTTTACGTACGAAGATTCTTGCCTTGCCGGGTGCTGAGACTATCCGATATATCTCCAAGGATGAGGCGTTCAAGCGCTTCCGTGCCCGGTTGAAAGGGCAGGAGTCGCTTCTGGAAGGGGTTGTGCCGGATGTGCTGCCGGCGTCGCTGGAAATTACCTTGAAGCGCGCCAGCAGGAACAGCGACGATGTTGAACTCTTTGTCGGGAAGTTGAAAAAGGTCCCTGGCGTTGGTGAGGTCCAATATGGCGAAGAATGGGTCCGCCGGCTGACCACCTTCATGCAGTTCGCTCGGCTGGTTGTGACACTGCTCGGTGGTTTCCTTTTGATCGCGGTCCTGTTCATTGTGTCCAACACCATCAAGCTGACCATCTATTCCCGTCGCGACGAATTGGAGCTTCTGAGCCTTGTTGGCGCAACCCGGTTTTTTATCAAGGCACCTTTTCTCATAGAAGGCATCATGCAGGGGCTTGCCGGTGCCTGCACGGCTTTGCTTCTTCTTGGGGCTTGTTATTACGGCCTGCTCTACAATGCAGGCGACTTCCTCAGTTTCGGCCCTACTTCTGCCGGTCTGACCTTCCTCCCGCCTTCCTACCTGGTAGGGATACTGTTTCTCGGAATTTTTCTCGGTTTCCTCGGTAGCCTGACATCGCTCAAGCGGTTCATAACATTCTAGCCATGATTCGGGCGATTTTCATTCTGATGCTTGTGTCCTTTTCTGCCAATTTGGCAGCAACGGCCATGGCTGATGTTCGTGATGACCTGCAGGGCATCCGGCAGGAGATTCGGGAAAAAAAGACCCTGCTCAAAAAGAACAGAAAAATAGAGAAAAAGGTTTCCAACGAGCTGGTGACAATTGACAAGACCTTGAAAGAGAAAGAGGCCAGTCTCAAAGTTCTCAATCAAGATTTGGTAAAAGTTGAGCAAGCTCTTGGAAAAACCCAACGTGAAATTCAACTGGTAGCAGCAGAAACAGAACGGAAAAGGGAGCATATCCGCCACCGTCTTACTGCATTGTATAAGGCTGGTGAATTGGGCAGTGCCAGGATGTTCTTCGCGTCGGAATCCTTCCCGCAAATGCTGGAAAACCAGAAATATATGCAGGGAGTCCTCCAGGGAGACCGCAGACTTTTTGCCGATTACTCGGCTAAACTCGATCAGTTGAAGGGCTTGAAGGGGGTTCTGGAACGGGATGCGGCACGGAAGGAAAATATCCGAACCGGCATTGCCGCAAAGAAGCAGGAGATCGAAGAGGAAAAGTCAAAAAAAGCTGCCTATCTCAGCCAGGTTCGGGAAACCAGCAAGAGCCATCAGGAAGCTCTCCGTGAACTCCAGGCCAATGCGCGGCGCCTGCAAAACATGATAGAAAGGCTTGAAGCACGGCAAAGAAAGAGCTATACTGCAAAATCTGACAGAAAGCAGACCCTTGGCGATCGAGAGCCGCTTCCTCCTGTTGCAGACAAGGGGTTCGGCGCCCAGCGCGGAAGGCTTGCAATTCCGGTGAGAGGCGAGATCGTCGGTCGTTTCGGCCGCCATAAGCACCCCGAATATAATTCGTACACGATCAATAACGGCATTTCCATTGCTGCTCCCCAGGGGGCCGATATCCGTTCGGTCTTCGATGGCCAGGTCATCTTTGCCGATTATTTCAAGGGGTATGGCAACATGGTGATCGTCGATCATGGCGGCGGGTACTTCAGCCTTTACGGCCATGCATCGCGGCTTACAAAAAAGGTGGGTTCGCAGGTCTCCCGTAACGATGTCATTGCCAGTGTGGGAGATATTGACTCTTCGCGTGGTCCGATGCTCTATTTTGAACTCCGCTATCAGGGAAAGCCGATCGATCCTTCGCCCTGGTTCAGATAACAGATGTAAGATGTCAGTCGAGAAACGATTTTCCATTGTGCAGCAATAGGAGCTGAAACGGGAGGAATGATGTTCGGAAAAGGAAAGACACGCAAGCTTGCTCTCTGGCTTACCGTTGGAGTTGCCCTTGTCATTGTGGTGGGGGTCGGTGCCCAGCGCCATTGTGCCGCAGAAGGAAATGACTACGAATCGATTGAGCTCTTCACCGATGTTCTGGCCCTTGTCAAGAAGAGTTATGTCGAAGAGGTAGATACCAAAAAACTGATCTACGGTGCGATCAACGGGATGCT of Geobacter sp. contains these proteins:
- the ftsE gene encoding cell division ATP-binding protein FtsE, translated to MIQLHNVSVSYQGDVAALGGISLHVRKGEFLFITGASGAGKSTLLRLIFAAVQPTSGQILIDGQNLTRMGRTQIAMLRRSIGVVFQDFKLLPNRTVFENVAITLEVLGWGQKDIGRKVFHVLKRMGLEHKLQSNPLRLSGGEQQRVALARALVNDPKILLADEPTGNLDDTNREQILDIFREANIKGTTLLVATHDRRLLDNCHKDFVVLEKGRIVEDSREQH
- a CDS encoding prepilin-type N-terminal cleavage/methylation domain-containing protein — protein: MGSGNILRGVRGVSLIELIVTLAILGILSALIIPSIQMTGKRLREIELRRNLRTIRLAIDDYKKAYDKAVTDKKISDVVNKSGYPKDLKLLVEGEDFGVPGGMKKKFLRRIPIDPFNPPKPGEEPQWGIRAYKDEPDSKSSSTEAEDVYDVYSLSEETAIDGTKYKDW
- a CDS encoding type II secretion system protein encodes the protein MQLLRTTYIHLVLIALIVTISGCAGAGRTAFSKGEAFEAEGKLDEAVVQFASAASENPEVGEYRMRFLKAGEKAAQVHLKKGDAFLAAERYDAALSEFQTSVALDSSLDRAKQQSELVLKLRNSLVYLKEGEELEKSRKPREALNSYQQALQFNPDNEKAKEAIERLLKSRKSKLDGSELNLKSTKPITLKFKDAKLKDVFNIITQLSGINFVFDDGIKDSNVSIYLENASFQQVLDVITGMQKLSKKILNETTIILYPRTPEKQKQYEDLMVQTFYLNKLDAKKAVNLIRTMLQVKKIYVNEEMNALVIRDVPEVIEVARKIIEANDVPDAEVLLEVEVIEVSKKNAESLGLVLSKYALSTNALTPGGQFFSDVLTNSTSTSTDSTTTNTVTASNLLQVFNWRKFQGYVTVPNATFNFGKTLSNAETLASPKIRVKNREKAKFNVGTRVPITTTSSPTGGGVSVNVQYVDVGVKVNAEPTIQLNNDVNMKLSLEVSSILSREKIGDSTSLTTVVTIGTRNLDTVLSLKDGETSVIGGLIQDAKTNSKQKVSVLGDIPLIGALFSGKDDSNDKSELILAITPRIVRSLTVPEGDAAIFWSGREDEPTVHRPYSSFEQEPEFAAPAATPAFAPQPAAAPASAPAAIPQPSVAPLASPAPVTAASPLPTPLAPASSAAASTGVTAAATPAVTASPTAQPAVVAPIIPVVPSQSTDTPSQAAVKAADAPLPQTKPARLSVTIGAPSTVKVKDQFIVEIKAADVVGLQNAPFILAYDPIFVEYVGAAEGNLLRQDGKAVTFRVTDDKNTGQVTFALNRPADSGGVNGSGTLATVTFRARNQGPASFGLMAINFTGQGGKQYDVLPYNSVVEVK
- a CDS encoding peptidoglycan DD-metalloendopeptidase family protein, whose product is MIRAIFILMLVSFSANLAATAMADVRDDLQGIRQEIREKKTLLKKNRKIEKKVSNELVTIDKTLKEKEASLKVLNQDLVKVEQALGKTQREIQLVAAETERKREHIRHRLTALYKAGELGSARMFFASESFPQMLENQKYMQGVLQGDRRLFADYSAKLDQLKGLKGVLERDAARKENIRTGIAAKKQEIEEEKSKKAAYLSQVRETSKSHQEALRELQANARRLQNMIERLEARQRKSYTAKSDRKQTLGDREPLPPVADKGFGAQRGRLAIPVRGEIVGRFGRHKHPEYNSYTINNGISIAAPQGADIRSVFDGQVIFADYFKGYGNMVIVDHGGGYFSLYGHASRLTKKVGSQVSRNDVIASVGDIDSSRGPMLYFELRYQGKPIDPSPWFR
- a CDS encoding FtsX-like permease family protein, which codes for MSSTKHAARPRLTNEGFFGRFRYFWGRAFLNIRQNPFISLVTVVTISLSLLILSLFLLVLVNLEGAAQEWSRQVQVTVYLDKEPTADELSVLRTKILALPGAETIRYISKDEAFKRFRARLKGQESLLEGVVPDVLPASLEITLKRASRNSDDVELFVGKLKKVPGVGEVQYGEEWVRRLTTFMQFARLVVTLLGGFLLIAVLFIVSNTIKLTIYSRRDELELLSLVGATRFFIKAPFLIEGIMQGLAGACTALLLLGACYYGLLYNAGDFLSFGPTSAGLTFLPPSYLVGILFLGIFLGFLGSLTSLKRFITF
- a CDS encoding prepilin-type N-terminal cleavage/methylation domain-containing protein, which translates into the protein MRVVRLLKHARGFTLIELMIVVSIIGILAAIAVPNYKWGIIRAKEAVLRENLYNMRTTIDQYYADQGRYPDSLQEMVDKKYLRGLPKDPFTDKTDTWIVLPPPQPTDGSKVEGSVYDVHSGSDLIGSNATPYNEW